In one window of Solanum pennellii chromosome 2, SPENNV200 DNA:
- the LOC107008994 gene encoding transport and Golgi organization 2 homolog — protein sequence MCIAVFIWKAHPLYPFLLFLNRDEYHNRPTKPLSWWEDSDILGGRDEVAGGTWLACTRTGRLAFLTNVREIHSNSHTKSRGDLPLRFLKSVKSPRDFSEQLLIEAGEYNGFNLIVADLCSMTMLYITNRPKHTGMSVTEVSPGIHVLSNASLDSPWPKSQRLECSFKQLLDEYGESEIPIGQAAERIMRDVAKEDSNLPGIYSPECEYQLSSIFVDTEMSMGRFCTRSTSSLAVRSSGDATFYEVYLEKDIWKEQQITFVIEKMIDGVVSTS from the exons atgTGTATAGCGGTGTTCATATGGAAAGCGCATCCGTTGTATCCCTTCCTTCTCTTCCTCAACAGAGATGAATACCACAATCG TCCAACGAAACCATTGTCATGGTGGGAAGATAGTGATATACTTGGTGGGAGGGATGAAGTTGCTGGTGGGACTTGGTTGGCTTGTACTCGCACTGGAAGACTTGCTTTTCTTACTAATGTTCGAGAAATCCATTCAAATTCACATACCAAAAGTAGGGGAGACCTTCCTCTTCGATTCTTAAAG AGTGTGAAGAGCCCTCGTGATTTTTCAGAGCAACTATTGATAGAAGCAGGTGAATATAATGGGTTTAATTTGATAGTAGCTGATCTTTGTTCAATGACTATGCTTTATATAACTAACCGACCGAAACACACCGGTATGTCCGTCACTGAGGTTTCACCCGGTATTCATGTTTTATCAAATGCATCACTAGACTCTCCATGGCCTAAG TCTCAACGGCTGGAGTGCAGTTTCAAGCAATTATTGGATGAATATGGCGAATCAGAAATTCCAATAGGGCAGGCAGCTGAAAGAATAATGAGAGACGTGGCTAAAGAAGATAGTAACCTGCCAGGCATCTATTCCCCCGAGTGTGAGTACCAGTTGAGCTCCATATTTGTTGACACTGAAATGTCCATG GGACGTTTTTGCACAAGAAGCACTTCTTCACTGGCAGTGAGAAGTTCTGGTGACGCAACCTTTTATGAAGTGTATCTTGAGAAGGATATATGGAAGGAGCAGCAGATAACCTTTGTAATTGAGAAAATGATAGATGGTGTTGTTTCTACGTCCTAA
- the LOC107010778 gene encoding NAP1-related protein 1-like: MMNMCLWKEKMEGSRSRLMEEKSKKRSLDWEFDIKSMAEDINLVLKTMVWILGNHRNTTILQFKLLLKSLQIQKLFMTLVLRVLNKEFASEQETLNKIWDLKVEHMKLITDARADLNKMWNDKRKPKRKRRRKMEKLVADDENNNIIDHDGNQLVLCVEKLQELQEELEKINKEASRELLKVVQKYNPIRQPFYEKRADIIKDIPGFWSRAFLKHHLLGGLVCTEEDLKIFEFLSSIEVQVSQDVKSGYTIIFNFDSNEYFENTKLWKKYGRTKTTASPIQWAQGKIVDEQSFFKWFSEVDNIDEIGEIIKDDLWSDPLFSFRHEADEENVDNVAVNKYEDEVVKDSEDVEEND, encoded by the exons ATGATGAATATGTGTTTGTGGAAGGAAAAAATGGAGGGCAGCAGGTCCAGGTTGATGGaagaaaaaagcaaaaaaagatCACTTGATTGGGAATTTGATATAAAAAGCATGGCAGAAGATATAAATCTTGTTTTGAAAACTATGGTTTGGATTCTAGGAAATCATAGAAACACAACTATTCTCCAATTTAAATTGTTGTTGAAGAGCTTACAAATTCAAAAACTATTCATGACCCTTGTTCTTAGGGTTCTCAACAAG GAATTTGCTTCTGAACAAGAGACATTGAATAAGATTTGGGATTTGAAGGTGGAGCATATGAAACTGATTACGGATGCACGTGCTGATTTGAACAAG ATGTGGAATGACAAACGGAAGCCgaagaggaagaggaggaggaagatGGAGAAATTAGTTGCGGATGATGAAAACAACAACATTATTGATCATGATGGGAATCAACTCGTTCTCTGTGTTGAAAAGTTGCAAGAGTTACAAGAGGAGTTGGAGAAGATTAACAAAGAGGCGAGTCGCGAGTTGTTGAAAGTTGTACAAAAGTACAATCCGATTCGTCAACCGTTCTATGAGAAGAGAGCAGATATTATTAAAGATATTCCTGGTTTTTGGTCGAGAGCTTTCCTGAAGCATCACTTACTTGGTGGGCTTGTATGTACCGAAGAGGACCTCAAGATTTTCGAGTTTCTAAGCTCAATCGAAGTGCAAGTTTCGCAAGATGTCAAATCAGGTTATACCATTATcttcaattttgattcaaatgAATATTTTGAGAATACAAAGCTTTGGAAGAAGTATGGACGTACTAAAACTACTGCATCGCCAATACAATGGGCACAAGGCAAGATAGTTGATGAACAAAGCTTCTTTAAGTGGTTCAGTGAAGttgataatattgatgaaaTCGGTGAGATAATCAAGGATGATCTGTGGTCCGATCCTCTCTTTAGTTTTCGTCATGAGGCAGATGAAGAAAATGTTGATAATGTGGCAGTGAACAAGTATGAAGATGAGGTAGTGAAGGACAGTGAAGATGTAGAAGAAAATGATTAG